The Methylobacterium sp. PvR107 genome contains a region encoding:
- the hpnA gene encoding hopanoid-associated sugar epimerase — translation MAEATTPGSSEVGPVLITGASGFLGSALVDVFRRAGFPVRILVRASSPRRNLTWTDVEIAEGDMRDPAAVAAAMRGQRYLIHAAADYRLWAPDMEEIVRTNRDGTRLMMRAALDAGVERVVYTSSVATIKPPADGVTPSDETMPLTPETAIGAYKRSKVVAERVVEEMVARDGLKAVIVNPSTPIGPRDVKPTPTGRIIQEAALGKMPAFVDTGLNLAHVDDVAHGHLLALRNGRIGERYILGGEDVFLSQMLADIAGMVGRKPPTVNLPRAAVYPVAFFAQLAARVTGKQPFATIDGIRMSRYRMFFSDRKARAELGYTARPYREGLSDAITWFREAGYLA, via the coding sequence ATGGCAGAGGCCACAACCCCCGGCTCTTCCGAGGTCGGACCCGTGCTGATCACCGGCGCGAGCGGCTTTCTCGGATCCGCCCTGGTCGACGTGTTCCGCCGGGCCGGCTTCCCGGTGCGCATCCTCGTGCGCGCCTCGAGCCCGCGCCGGAACCTCACCTGGACCGATGTCGAGATCGCCGAGGGCGACATGCGCGACCCGGCCGCCGTGGCGGCGGCGATGCGCGGCCAGCGCTACCTGATCCACGCCGCGGCCGATTACCGGCTCTGGGCGCCGGACATGGAAGAGATCGTTCGCACCAACCGCGACGGCACGCGCCTGATGATGCGGGCGGCCCTCGACGCCGGGGTGGAGCGGGTCGTCTACACGTCGAGCGTCGCGACCATCAAGCCGCCGGCCGACGGCGTCACGCCCTCCGACGAGACCATGCCGCTGACGCCCGAGACCGCCATCGGCGCCTACAAGCGCAGCAAGGTCGTGGCCGAGCGCGTGGTCGAGGAGATGGTCGCCCGGGACGGTCTCAAGGCGGTGATCGTCAACCCGTCGACGCCGATCGGCCCCCGCGACGTCAAGCCGACGCCCACCGGTCGGATCATCCAGGAGGCCGCGCTCGGCAAGATGCCGGCTTTCGTCGATACCGGGCTCAACCTCGCTCATGTCGACGACGTGGCCCACGGCCACCTGCTGGCGCTCCGCAACGGGCGGATCGGCGAGCGCTACATCCTCGGTGGCGAGGACGTGTTCCTGTCGCAGATGCTCGCCGACATCGCCGGCATGGTCGGCCGCAAGCCGCCGACCGTGAACCTGCCCCGGGCGGCGGTCTACCCGGTGGCGTTCTTCGCGCAGCTCGCCGCCCGGGTCACCGGCAAGCAGCCCTTCGCGACGATCGACGGGATCCGCATGTCGCGCTACCGGATGTTTTTCTCGGACAGGAAGGCGCGCGCCGAACTCGGCTACACGGCACGGCCCTACCGCGAGGGGCTGTCCGACGCGATCACGTGGTTCCGCGAAGCGGGATACCTCGCATGA
- the dxs gene encoding 1-deoxy-D-xylulose-5-phosphate synthase, which produces MRPLAISPEQSALLDRVPNPAALRGLPESDLPAVADAVRAEMIDAVSITGGHLGSGLGVVELTVALHHVFDTPDDRIVWDVGHQCYPHKILTERRDRIRTLRQGGGLSGFTKRSESVYDPFGAAHSSTSISAALGMAVARDLDNATAKQKGGALKRRNAIAVIGDGSMSAGMAYEALNNAGALHSRLIVILNDNDMSIAPPVGAMSAYLARLASGGAYQSLRETAKQLGKLLPKALYQRAAAAEEYARSLVVGGGTMFEEMGFHYVGPVDGHNLDHLLPVLKNVRDAEHGPILLHVVTRKGKGYAPAEASADRYHGVVKFDVVSGVQAKAKPNAPAYTRVFGESLIKAADADDKVVAITAAMPGGTGIDLFGKAHPDKTFDVGIAEQHAVTFAGGLATEGYRPFVAIYSTFLQRAYDQVVHDVALQNLPVRFCMDRAGLVGADGATHAGAFDLAYLCCLPNMTVMAASDEAELVHMVATAHAHDSGPIALRYPRGEGVGIELPERGEVLAVGKGRVVRRDAEARVAILSLGTRLAEALKAADTLSEQGVAVTVADARFAKPLDAALILELARDHEVLITIEEGSRGGFGAMVLHLLSERGALDAGRVRVRTMTLPDSYQDHDSPEKMYAEAGLDAQTIVRTALDTLPERKDSRSRLRLA; this is translated from the coding sequence ATGCGACCATTGGCGATATCACCTGAGCAATCGGCGTTGCTGGATCGTGTCCCGAATCCTGCGGCGTTGCGCGGGCTTCCGGAATCGGATCTGCCGGCTGTGGCGGACGCGGTGCGCGCCGAGATGATCGACGCGGTGTCGATCACCGGCGGGCATCTCGGCTCGGGGCTCGGCGTGGTCGAGCTCACCGTCGCGCTGCACCACGTGTTCGACACGCCCGACGACCGCATCGTCTGGGACGTCGGCCACCAGTGCTACCCGCACAAGATCCTCACCGAGCGCCGCGACCGCATCCGTACGCTGCGCCAGGGCGGCGGCCTGTCGGGCTTCACCAAGCGGTCCGAGAGCGTCTACGACCCCTTCGGCGCGGCGCATTCCTCGACGTCGATCTCGGCCGCGCTCGGCATGGCGGTCGCCCGCGACCTCGACAACGCCACCGCCAAGCAGAAGGGCGGCGCCCTGAAGCGCCGCAACGCCATCGCGGTGATCGGCGACGGCTCGATGTCGGCCGGCATGGCCTACGAGGCGCTCAACAACGCCGGCGCCCTGCACTCGCGCCTGATCGTCATCCTCAACGACAACGACATGTCGATCGCGCCCCCCGTCGGCGCCATGTCGGCCTACCTCGCCCGGCTCGCCTCGGGCGGCGCCTACCAGTCCCTGCGCGAGACCGCCAAGCAGCTCGGCAAGCTCCTGCCCAAGGCGCTCTACCAGCGCGCGGCCGCGGCCGAGGAATATGCCCGCTCCCTGGTGGTGGGCGGCGGCACCATGTTCGAGGAGATGGGCTTCCACTATGTCGGCCCGGTCGACGGGCACAACCTCGACCACCTGCTGCCGGTGCTCAAGAACGTCCGCGACGCCGAGCACGGCCCGATCCTGCTGCACGTGGTCACCCGCAAGGGCAAGGGCTACGCCCCGGCCGAGGCCAGCGCCGACCGCTACCACGGCGTGGTCAAGTTCGACGTGGTCTCGGGGGTCCAGGCCAAGGCCAAGCCGAACGCGCCGGCCTACACGCGGGTGTTCGGCGAGAGCCTGATCAAGGCGGCCGATGCCGACGACAAGGTCGTGGCGATCACCGCGGCGATGCCGGGCGGGACCGGCATCGACCTGTTCGGCAAGGCGCATCCGGACAAGACCTTCGACGTCGGCATCGCCGAGCAGCACGCGGTGACGTTCGCGGGCGGCCTGGCGACGGAGGGCTACCGGCCGTTCGTGGCGATCTACTCGACCTTCCTGCAGCGGGCCTACGATCAGGTCGTGCACGACGTGGCGCTGCAGAACCTGCCCGTGCGGTTCTGCATGGACCGGGCGGGCCTGGTCGGCGCCGACGGGGCGACGCATGCGGGCGCGTTCGACCTCGCCTACCTGTGCTGCCTGCCGAACATGACCGTGATGGCGGCGTCCGACGAGGCCGAGCTGGTCCACATGGTGGCCACCGCGCACGCGCATGATTCGGGGCCGATCGCGCTGCGCTACCCGCGCGGCGAGGGGGTCGGCATCGAGCTTCCGGAGCGGGGCGAGGTCCTGGCCGTCGGCAAGGGCCGGGTGGTGCGCCGGGACGCGGAGGCGCGGGTGGCGATCCTGTCGCTCGGCACGCGTCTGGCGGAGGCGCTGAAGGCGGCGGACACGCTGTCCGAGCAGGGCGTTGCCGTGACGGTGGCGGATGCGCGCTTCGCCAAGCCGCTGGACGCGGCGCTGATCCTGGAGCTGGCGCGGGACCACGAGGTCCTGATCACGATCGAGGAGGGCTCGCGGGGCGGGTTCGGCGCGATGGTGCTGCATCTCCTCTCGGAGCGGGGCGCGCTGGATGCGGGCCGGGTCCGGGTGCGGACGATGACGCTGCCGGACAGCTACCAGGACCACGACAGCCCGGAGAAGATGTACGCCGAGGCCGGCCTCGACGCGCAGACCATCGTCCGGACCGCCCTCGACACCCTGCCGGAGCGCAAGGACAGCCGTTCGCGCCTGCGGCTGGCCTGA
- a CDS encoding DNA/RNA non-specific endonuclease: MLVRRRRVFCAAIVAVAALGAAPAPADEACPGLFADGRAPVLTNPKLAAQTVPLCFEAFAVLHSGMARTPLYSAEHLTRASVAEARTVVRDDSFHEEARLPENQRASLEDYVRSGFDRGHLAPAGDMPTLRAQAESFSLANIVPQNRMLNRGLWADIEESVRRVASRRGSIFVVTGVIFSGDAVQQIRGGVLVPTRLFKALYDPASGQAGAYLAPNDASKDWGAVSIDELNRDSGIDVFPSLPAAVRTTAMILPDPHASARSDEHRPRREETWPDWLRREGYRVLRRLVHDLLRAIF; this comes from the coding sequence ATGCTGGTGAGGCGGCGCAGGGTATTCTGTGCCGCGATCGTGGCTGTGGCGGCCCTCGGCGCCGCGCCGGCCCCCGCCGACGAGGCCTGCCCGGGGCTTTTCGCCGATGGCCGGGCGCCCGTGCTCACCAATCCGAAGCTCGCCGCGCAGACGGTGCCCCTGTGCTTCGAGGCGTTCGCGGTGCTCCATTCCGGGATGGCGCGCACGCCGCTCTATTCGGCCGAGCATCTCACCCGCGCGAGCGTGGCGGAAGCGCGGACGGTGGTGCGGGACGATTCCTTCCACGAGGAGGCACGGCTTCCGGAGAACCAGCGGGCGTCGCTGGAGGATTACGTCCGCAGCGGCTTCGACCGGGGCCATCTGGCGCCGGCGGGCGACATGCCGACCCTGCGGGCCCAGGCCGAATCGTTCAGCCTCGCCAATATCGTGCCCCAGAACCGGATGCTGAACCGCGGCCTCTGGGCCGACATCGAGGAGAGCGTCCGTCGCGTGGCGAGCCGGCGCGGGTCGATCTTCGTGGTGACCGGCGTGATCTTCTCCGGCGACGCGGTGCAGCAGATCAGGGGCGGCGTGCTGGTTCCGACCCGGCTGTTCAAGGCGCTCTACGATCCGGCGAGCGGGCAGGCCGGGGCCTACCTCGCGCCCAACGACGCGTCGAAGGATTGGGGCGCGGTCTCGATCGACGAACTGAACCGGGACTCGGGGATCGACGTGTTCCCGAGCCTTCCGGCCGCGGTCCGGACTACCGCGATGATCCTGCCCGATCCCCACGCCAGCGCCCGCTCGGACGAGCACCGCCCGCGACGGGAGGAGACGTGGCCGGACTGGCTCCGGCGCGAGGGCTATCGCGTGCTGCGCAGGCTCGTGCACGATCTCCTGCGCGCGATCTTCTGA
- the ettA gene encoding energy-dependent translational throttle protein EttA yields MAREFIYHMRGLTKAYTGGKKVLDSVNLSFYPDAKIGVLGINGSGKSTLLKIMAGLDKDFTGDGWVAQGARVGYLPQEPQLDPNKSVRENVMEGVAEKQAMLDRYNELAMNYSEETADEMTELQDRIESLGLWELDSKVDQAMEALGCPSDEQPVATLSGGERRRIALCRLLLWEPELLLLDEPTNHLDAETVNWLEGHLRQYPGAILIVTHDRYFLDNVTSWILELDRGKGIPYEGNYSAWLVQKQKRLEQEGREDMVRQRSIAREQEWIAASPKARQSKSKARITRYEELVAKQNNKVDASAQIVIPIDERLGNNVIEFEHLSKAFGDRLLIEDLSFKLPPGGIVGVIGPNGAGKTTLFKMITGQEKPDSGKIDVGETVKLGYVDQSRDALDPNATVWQEVSGGNDIIYFNKREINSRAYCAAFAFKGPDQQKKVGTLSGGERNRVHLARTLKGGANVLLLDEPTNDLDMETLRALEDALEDYAGCAVIISHDRWFLNRIATHILAFEGDSHVEWFEGNFSDYEADKVRRLGADSIMPKKIKYKRFSR; encoded by the coding sequence ATGGCTCGCGAATTCATCTACCACATGCGGGGCCTGACCAAGGCCTATACCGGCGGCAAGAAGGTCCTGGATAGCGTCAACCTGTCCTTCTACCCCGATGCCAAGATCGGTGTGCTCGGCATCAACGGCTCGGGCAAGTCGACGCTGCTCAAGATCATGGCCGGCCTCGACAAGGACTTCACCGGCGACGGCTGGGTCGCCCAGGGCGCGCGCGTCGGCTACCTGCCGCAGGAGCCCCAGCTCGATCCGAACAAGTCCGTCCGCGAGAACGTGATGGAGGGCGTCGCCGAGAAGCAGGCCATGCTCGACCGCTACAACGAGCTCGCCATGAACTACTCGGAGGAGACCGCCGACGAGATGACCGAGCTCCAGGACCGGATCGAGTCCCTGGGTCTCTGGGAACTCGATTCCAAGGTCGATCAGGCCATGGAGGCCCTGGGCTGCCCCAGCGACGAGCAGCCGGTCGCCACCCTGTCGGGCGGCGAGCGCCGCCGAATCGCGCTGTGCCGCCTGCTCCTGTGGGAGCCGGAGCTGCTGCTCCTCGACGAGCCGACCAACCACCTCGACGCCGAGACGGTGAACTGGCTGGAAGGCCACCTGCGCCAGTACCCCGGCGCGATCCTGATCGTGACCCACGACCGGTACTTCCTCGACAACGTCACGAGCTGGATCCTGGAGCTCGATCGCGGCAAGGGCATCCCGTACGAGGGCAACTACTCGGCGTGGCTGGTGCAGAAGCAGAAGCGCCTCGAGCAGGAGGGCCGCGAGGACATGGTCCGCCAGCGCTCCATCGCCCGTGAGCAGGAGTGGATCGCCGCCTCGCCGAAGGCCCGCCAGTCCAAGTCGAAGGCGCGCATCACCCGCTACGAGGAGCTGGTCGCCAAGCAGAACAACAAGGTCGATGCCTCCGCGCAGATCGTCATCCCGATCGACGAGCGGCTCGGCAACAACGTCATCGAGTTCGAGCACCTCAGCAAGGCGTTCGGCGACCGGCTGCTGATCGAGGACCTGTCGTTCAAGCTGCCGCCGGGCGGCATCGTCGGCGTGATCGGCCCGAACGGCGCCGGCAAGACCACCCTGTTCAAGATGATCACCGGCCAGGAGAAGCCCGACAGCGGCAAGATCGATGTCGGCGAGACCGTGAAGCTCGGCTACGTCGACCAGTCGCGCGACGCCCTCGATCCGAACGCCACGGTCTGGCAGGAAGTCTCGGGCGGCAACGACATCATCTATTTCAACAAGCGCGAGATCAATTCGCGCGCCTATTGCGCGGCCTTTGCGTTCAAGGGCCCCGACCAGCAGAAGAAGGTCGGCACCCTCTCCGGCGGCGAGCGCAACCGGGTGCACCTCGCCCGGACCCTGAAGGGCGGCGCCAACGTGCTGCTCCTCGACGAGCCGACCAACGACCTCGACATGGAGACCCTGCGCGCCCTCGAGGACGCGCTGGAGGATTACGCCGGCTGCGCGGTGATCATCAGCCACGATCGCTGGTTCCTGAACCGCATCGCCACCCACATCCTCGCCTTCGAGGGCGACAGCCACGTCGAGTGGTTCGAGGGCAACTTCTCCGACTACGAGGCCGACAAGGTCCGCCGCCTCGGGGCGGATTCGATCATGCCCAAGAAGATCAAGTACAAGCGCTTCTCGCGCTGA
- a CDS encoding NAD(P)-dependent oxidoreductase gives MRVLVTGAGDYLGRRLLEALRLGLPAGSPILGIDRAAQPPLDGVTFLEVDPFEASRLTQAVAAFDPDIVFHLAALASVAQSSETPSYAWRADLLGTLNLAEAVARTNAALVFLSSTVVYGEAFRIHPRPDEGVTPRPDTISGRTKNACEYILRDVLARAGVKHLVLRPSNYIGPGQSETFVVASFAAQIARIERGLAEASLDVGDLSAARDFFDIADFAAACLRVIERIDDLPEGAIFNVGSGVITSVAEILDALRTMTEATFTVRATPDRVRPQGVRSEGCDPTAFARLTGWRPALPLTQSLAVMLAEARSRLD, from the coding sequence ATGCGCGTCCTCGTCACCGGAGCCGGAGATTATCTCGGCCGCCGCCTGCTCGAAGCGCTGCGGCTGGGGCTGCCGGCCGGCAGCCCGATCCTCGGGATCGACCGGGCCGCACAGCCGCCGCTCGACGGCGTGACCTTTTTGGAGGTCGACCCGTTCGAGGCCAGCCGGCTCACGCAGGCGGTTGCAGCCTTCGATCCGGACATCGTCTTCCATCTCGCGGCCCTGGCCTCGGTGGCGCAGTCGAGCGAGACGCCGTCCTATGCCTGGCGGGCGGATCTGCTCGGGACCTTGAACCTCGCCGAGGCGGTGGCCCGGACCAATGCGGCCCTCGTGTTCCTGAGCTCGACCGTGGTCTACGGGGAGGCGTTCCGGATCCATCCGCGCCCGGACGAGGGCGTGACGCCAAGGCCCGACACCATCTCCGGGCGGACCAAGAACGCGTGCGAGTACATCCTGCGCGACGTGCTCGCCCGTGCCGGCGTGAAGCATCTCGTGCTGCGGCCGTCGAACTATATCGGCCCCGGTCAGAGCGAGACCTTCGTGGTGGCGTCCTTCGCCGCGCAGATCGCCCGCATCGAGCGGGGGCTGGCGGAGGCGAGCCTGGACGTCGGCGACCTCTCGGCCGCGCGGGACTTCTTCGACATCGCCGACTTCGCTGCGGCGTGCCTGCGGGTCATCGAGCGGATCGACGACCTGCCCGAAGGCGCCATCTTCAACGTCGGATCGGGGGTGATCACGTCGGTCGCCGAGATCCTCGACGCGCTCCGCACGATGACGGAGGCGACCTTCACGGTCCGGGCAACGCCCGATCGGGTCCGGCCGCAGGGCGTGCGCAGCGAGGGCTGCGACCCCACGGCGTTCGCGCGGCTCACCGGATGGCGGCCCGCTCTTCCGCTCACACAAAGCCTCGCGGTGATGCTGGCCGAAGCGCGATCACGCCTCGACTGA
- a CDS encoding OpgC family protein translates to MAITDDLERPAAAERPRTGPRPAKPARDARVDVVRGLALLTIFLDHIPRNAPALFTLHNFGFSDAAEIFVLLAGYSSMIAYGGLFRRAGIRTTVARILRRCLRIYLFQAGLLLATLVIVRIWMDLTGLTPRFGVAPLLQMGLLPGLLRGLMLNALPNYLDILPLYILLLALFPLIYLGMRHAVWGVLALSGALWLAANLDHQLNLPNAAADDGWYFNPFAWQFLFVIGAALALAVRARDGLLPWRGWAASAACAYLVFALFQGGSWIDWGLPDLRPLAIDAPDKSHVGPLRLLNILALSYLLFSAPAALRASRWRHFRLIDACGRHSLEVFAAGCLAALIGRILYRTFDATWPLQVAVNLGGLALMLGLASFLDARLRRSADSKPPRR, encoded by the coding sequence GTGGCAATCACCGACGATCTTGAGCGGCCAGCCGCCGCCGAACGGCCCAGAACCGGACCGCGACCCGCCAAGCCGGCCCGCGACGCGCGGGTCGACGTGGTGCGCGGTCTCGCGCTGCTGACGATCTTCCTCGACCACATTCCGCGCAACGCGCCGGCCCTGTTCACGCTGCACAATTTCGGCTTCTCGGATGCCGCCGAGATCTTCGTGCTCCTGGCCGGCTACTCCTCGATGATCGCCTATGGCGGGTTGTTCCGCCGCGCCGGCATCCGGACGACGGTCGCGCGCATCCTGCGGCGCTGCCTCCGCATCTACCTGTTCCAGGCGGGGCTCCTGCTCGCGACGCTCGTGATCGTCCGGATCTGGATGGACCTCACCGGCCTGACGCCGCGATTCGGCGTCGCGCCGCTGCTTCAGATGGGGCTCCTGCCGGGCCTGCTGCGCGGTCTCATGCTGAACGCGCTGCCGAATTACCTCGACATCCTGCCGCTCTACATCCTGCTGCTGGCTCTGTTCCCGCTGATCTATCTCGGGATGCGGCACGCGGTCTGGGGTGTCCTGGCGCTGTCGGGCGCCCTGTGGCTCGCCGCCAACCTCGATCACCAGCTGAACCTGCCGAACGCCGCAGCCGATGACGGATGGTATTTCAACCCGTTCGCATGGCAGTTCCTTTTCGTGATCGGGGCTGCCCTGGCCCTTGCTGTCCGCGCCCGCGACGGCCTGCTGCCCTGGCGGGGCTGGGCCGCTTCCGCAGCCTGTGCCTATCTGGTCTTTGCCCTGTTCCAGGGAGGGTCGTGGATCGATTGGGGCCTGCCGGACCTGAGGCCGCTGGCGATCGACGCGCCGGACAAGAGCCATGTCGGCCCCTTGCGCCTGCTCAACATCCTGGCGCTCAGCTACCTGCTGTTCAGCGCCCCTGCCGCGCTGCGCGCCAGCCGGTGGCGCCACTTCCGGCTGATCGATGCCTGCGGCCGGCATTCGCTGGAGGTCTTCGCGGCCGGCTGCCTGGCGGCGCTCATCGGCCGCATCCTGTACCGCACCTTCGACGCCACATGGCCGCTGCAGGTCGCCGTCAATCTCGGCGGGCTGGCACTCATGCTGGGCTTGGCGAGCTTCCTGGATGCCCGGCTCCGCAGATCGGCGGATTCGAAGCCGCCCCGTCGGTAA
- a CDS encoding DUF2256 domain-containing protein → MPPMRRKGDLPEKVCAQCGRPFAWRKKWERVWDEVRYCSDRCRAEARTARKRDAAEG, encoded by the coding sequence ATGCCGCCAATGCGCCGCAAGGGCGACCTCCCGGAAAAGGTCTGCGCGCAATGCGGCCGGCCCTTCGCGTGGCGCAAGAAATGGGAGCGCGTCTGGGACGAAGTCCGCTACTGCTCCGACCGATGCCGGGCCGAGGCCAGGACGGCGCGCAAGCGCGACGCGGCGGAAGGGTGA
- a CDS encoding NTP transferase domain-containing protein, with amino-acid sequence MSEIGAEIGTVLLAAGLGSRFGPEPKLLAPLDGKPLVRHAAEAALGARPRPVVVVLGAHAEAVRAALDGLDLIGIENPDYRAGLASSLRAGLAALPGTCTAAVVVLGDMPRVTAAHIDRLAAAFTGARDEPAAVVPVQGGRRGNPVLLNLRRLGPAITRLVGDHGAGPLLKGRTDVLEIPGDPGTALDIDTPSGLSALRGG; translated from the coding sequence ATGAGTGAGATCGGCGCTGAGATCGGCACGGTCCTGCTCGCCGCGGGTCTCGGCAGCCGCTTCGGCCCGGAGCCGAAGCTGCTCGCGCCCCTCGACGGCAAGCCGCTGGTGCGCCATGCGGCCGAGGCCGCCCTGGGGGCCCGGCCGCGTCCGGTGGTGGTCGTGCTGGGCGCGCACGCGGAGGCCGTGCGGGCCGCCCTCGACGGGCTCGACCTGATCGGCATCGAGAATCCGGATTACCGCGCCGGTCTCGCCAGCTCGCTGCGGGCCGGTCTCGCGGCTTTGCCGGGGACCTGTACCGCCGCCGTGGTGGTGCTGGGCGACATGCCCCGCGTCACCGCTGCCCATATCGACCGCCTCGCGGCGGCCTTCACGGGCGCCCGGGACGAGCCGGCCGCCGTGGTCCCGGTCCAGGGCGGACGGCGCGGCAATCCAGTGCTTCTCAACCTGCGCCGGCTCGGTCCCGCGATCACCCGCCTCGTCGGCGACCATGGCGCCGGGCCGCTCCTGAAGGGGCGGACCGACGTGCTGGAGATCCCCGGCGACCCGGGCACCGCCCTCGACATCGACACGCCCTCGGGGCTCAGCGCCCTGCGGGGCGGTTGA
- a CDS encoding molybdopterin-binding protein: protein MRFGPVPVAEAAGLISAHSVRREGITLRKGAVIASDTAASLARAGLSEIVAATLEPGDVGEDAAAARLATHLAGANLRVEPPFTGRCNLFAETAGVLILDPAQIDAVNAVDEAVTVATLPRFKPVVAGEMIATVKIIPYAVPGAVLDRVGAAAAGGALAVAPYRRRRVGVVSTRLPSLKETTIDKTLRVLAERLVPAGAEIVTETRVPHAAEAVAASLAEAIDRAGADLVVVFGASAIADRRDVIPTGIAAAGGRVEHLGMPVDPGNLLLIGRRGDVPMIGAPGCARSPKENGFDWILHRLLADLPVSRADIVALGVGGLLMEIVSRPQPRAGGETAGEEAEVDPAVHE from the coding sequence GTGAGGTTCGGTCCGGTCCCGGTCGCGGAGGCGGCCGGGCTGATCAGCGCCCATTCCGTCCGGCGCGAGGGCATCACCCTGCGCAAGGGGGCGGTGATCGCCTCCGATACGGCGGCGTCCCTGGCGCGGGCCGGCCTGTCGGAGATCGTCGCGGCTACCCTGGAGCCCGGCGATGTCGGGGAGGACGCGGCCGCCGCCCGTCTGGCCACGCATCTCGCGGGTGCGAATCTGCGCGTCGAGCCGCCCTTCACCGGCCGCTGCAACCTCTTCGCCGAGACCGCCGGGGTGCTGATCCTGGATCCCGCGCAGATCGACGCCGTGAACGCGGTGGACGAGGCCGTCACGGTGGCGACACTGCCGCGCTTCAAGCCGGTCGTCGCCGGCGAGATGATCGCGACCGTGAAGATCATCCCCTACGCGGTGCCGGGCGCGGTGCTGGATCGCGTCGGCGCGGCGGCCGCGGGCGGCGCGTTGGCGGTCGCGCCCTATCGCCGGCGGCGCGTGGGCGTGGTCTCGACCCGCCTGCCCAGCCTCAAGGAGACGACGATCGACAAGACCCTCCGGGTGCTGGCCGAGCGCCTCGTCCCGGCAGGAGCCGAGATCGTCACCGAGACCCGGGTGCCGCACGCGGCCGAGGCCGTCGCCGCATCACTTGCGGAAGCGATCGATCGCGCCGGGGCCGACCTCGTGGTGGTGTTCGGCGCCTCGGCCATCGCCGACCGGCGCGACGTCATCCCGACCGGGATCGCGGCGGCGGGCGGCCGGGTCGAGCATCTCGGGATGCCGGTCGATCCGGGCAACCTGCTCCTGATCGGCCGCCGGGGCGACGTGCCGATGATCGGCGCGCCGGGCTGCGCGCGCTCGCCCAAGGAGAACGGCTTCGACTGGATCCTGCACCGCCTGCTGGCCGACTTGCCCGTCAGCCGCGCCGACATCGTCGCGCTCGGGGTCGGCGGGCTTCTCATGGAGATCGTCTCGCGCCCGCAACCCCGCGCCGGCGGCGAGACCGCCGGAGAGGAGGCGGAAGTGGATCCGGCCGTGCATGAGTGA
- a CDS encoding XdhC family protein: protein MRSDLLSELNAERAARRAAILVTDIADGAQRLVREEQVAADPLGAVLAKHLASGKSGLVEADGRTLFLTVQVPPVRLVVVGAVHISQAMAPMAAGLDLALTVIDPRTAFATPERFPGIALVAEWPDAAFGQSVPPLDRYSALAALTHDPKIDDPALKAALMAECFYVGALGSRKTHAARVARLTEAGFSPEQIGRIRAPIGLPLGAVSPAEIALAVLAEIVAALRRAPRPEAA from the coding sequence ATGCGCAGCGATCTCCTGTCCGAGCTCAACGCCGAGCGGGCGGCACGCCGGGCCGCGATCCTCGTCACCGACATCGCCGATGGCGCGCAGCGCCTCGTGCGCGAGGAACAGGTCGCCGCCGATCCGCTCGGCGCGGTGCTGGCCAAGCATCTCGCCTCCGGAAAGAGCGGCCTCGTCGAAGCCGACGGACGGACTTTGTTCCTCACTGTGCAGGTTCCGCCGGTGCGGCTCGTGGTGGTCGGCGCCGTCCACATCTCGCAGGCGATGGCGCCGATGGCAGCGGGCCTGGACCTCGCGCTCACGGTGATCGACCCACGCACGGCCTTCGCGACGCCCGAGCGCTTCCCGGGGATCGCGCTCGTGGCCGAGTGGCCGGATGCCGCGTTCGGGCAGAGCGTGCCACCGCTCGACCGCTACAGCGCGCTCGCGGCCCTCACCCACGACCCCAAGATCGACGATCCGGCCCTGAAGGCGGCGCTGATGGCCGAGTGCTTCTACGTGGGCGCGCTCGGCTCGCGGAAGACCCATGCGGCCCGCGTCGCGCGGCTCACCGAAGCCGGGTTCTCGCCCGAGCAGATCGGCCGGATCCGGGCGCCGATCGGTCTCCCGCTCGGAGCGGTCAGCCCCGCCGAGATCGCGCTCGCCGTGCTGGCCGAGATCGTGGCGGCCCTGCGCCGCGCACCCCGACCGGAGGCTGCGTGA
- a CDS encoding XdhC family protein: MLSTDTDILTAADSWRRDGRAVALATVIETWGSAPRPVGSHLVVDGEGNFLGSVSGGCVEGAVITEAIEVIEAGAPRVLEFGVADETAWRAGLSCGGRIRVFVERID, encoded by the coding sequence ATGCTCAGCACCGATACCGACATCCTCACCGCCGCCGATTCCTGGCGGCGCGACGGCCGCGCCGTGGCGCTGGCCACCGTCATCGAAACCTGGGGCTCGGCCCCGCGGCCCGTAGGCAGCCACCTCGTGGTCGATGGCGAAGGCAATTTCCTGGGTTCCGTCTCGGGCGGCTGCGTCGAGGGCGCGGTCATCACCGAGGCGATCGAGGTGATCGAGGCCGGGGCGCCGCGCGTCCTGGAATTCGGCGTCGCCGACGAGACCGCGTGGCGGGCCGGCCTGTCCTGCGGCGGCCGGATCCGGGTCTTTGTCGAGCGGATCGACTGA